The genomic DNA ctttggtCCCCTTTCTCCTCCTCTCATACTCTCACTTAAAACAACCCTTAACAGCATTATTGTTGTATAATTCTAAATCGAATTCCATTTTGAGGAAAAAGTGAATATATCCGTCTTGAAAGTTACATCTATGCTGCGACTAGAGTGTGCTAAGTTGCAACTAATGATTTGTAAAGTAGCGAACAAAAGAGATAAAGTAAGCTAGTTTTGTTGGGtttaaagacaaaaactttTGGCTGGCAGAGTTCCCGAAATGGGTTtaggtttgtgtgttttcgtACTCCTCCTACTCACAAACGGACCAGTTAGATTTCTGGTCAGAGGCTCGGTCTTCTATACTTTTCATTACTACAAgtaatttactttttcttttttcttctataatatcATCATTAACTTTTCTTATAAACATCCGCcttacaaaacacacacaccccATCACAATCGTCcacataataataatgaaaaacatGGTCGTTATAGAAAGAAGATAATGGTTAACCAACCAACGAAAGAAATTTTGTGGCCCATACGAGAAAAGCTTTGTGatcaatagagagagagagagagagatgtatcTATCTATATACACACACTTggaaaaataatctaaaaggaACTAGAAAAGAAAGCCTAGGAGATCCAATCATATAGGCTTCAATCACGTGACTAGCACAGAAGACACGTGACTCTCTGttaacaaacacacacaaatacaaataatatatacgGGTggcatcctcctcctcctatcgaTTTTGTCGTCAACCCACGTGAcaagatttttacaaaaaaaaaaacactaggaTATTATTTTCTGTAAAGCTTTTTTTACCAGCAAAATcgattttttaaagaaataagcAACCCGACATATTCACttaaaaattctgtttttttcatGATTGGGTCGATGGACCCTGGTTCATCGAATTAGAGTTTGTAACgatacaaacaaaagaagaagaaaaatataatttattactactatagtaaaagaaaacaaataaaaatggaaaattgggGGTATtcgaaattacaaaaaaaagccCACTAGAGAAGCCCAATAACACCAAAACGATGAGCAAACTGCAAACTTGTTGtacataacttaaaaaaaaaaaaaaaaaaaaaaactcatcaccTCTTTGATTCTCTCTGCTACCAAACCCGAAGCAGTAAGCACTAAAAGCAGAGAAAGACAAGAGtagtgtgtgtgttttggtcataaactcataatgAAGTTTCCGAGGATGTTTTGTCTGGTCATATAAGAAAAACAGAAGTGAGATAAAATAATGAACCAACCAGTGGAGTAGTACTATAGATATATGAAGACGATGATGtagtgaaattaattaaatttgacctagggtggtggaggaggagttGGCAGAGAGCATGTGATCGATGTGATCGATACGCCTTTGAATAGATTTAAGGACAAGATTAAGCGACGAAACTCTTTGTTTGACGCTTGTGATTCTCGATGCGTGTTGTACTATAAACGGCAACGGAGCGTTCTCCAGCAATTGATCTAGCTCtgtgttttaatatattcacacaaaatcatcaatttgGAATCATGGTTAAGCAACTCGATCGAAgcaattgaaaattaaattttgtgaatCATTCGGATTTCATGGATCGATTGATTCAAAAAACACCGACGGAACCGGTGTTTAAGTTGTACCTTGGATTAAGCGATCGAGGGAAGCGGAGAGTTTGTCTTGGCTATTGAGCGTATCGAGAGCTTTAGAGTCAAAGTCTTTGATGACTGACTCCAGCATCGCTGATAAGCCTCCAGCCATTGCTTCTCCTCCACCGCCTTCTACGGCGGTGGAGCTTGTAGTAGTCATCGCATCAGCTGAATCGCGGCGGTCCGATTCTGGTTCCTGCTCCATTTCCCGGcgaggttttttttgtttgggaacTTCTAAGATACTTTTTTATTAAAGGGAATAATGACGATAATATCCCTGAGAAGTTTaactattttcaattaaaaggtttttatttttagggttttcaatatgtttgttgtatatatattggcTTGTTTTTAACAAGgccttctctttctctgattCGATCCACAGCGACAAGAAGATGAGAGCCAAGGTTTGTATTTCTCTCCTTATTTCCTTCTAAATCTTTCGTTACTATTCGTTAGGTTGCCTTTGATCTGCTAGGGtttatgttttctctcttctatctTTTGAGCATTGTTAGGAATTTGTAAAATTGCTGTGTATAGCGAATCACTCTAGTGAGATTTTGAACCTTGCTTAGATGTAGGTTGGTAGCACACCAAACTTTACTTATTTGTTAGGATTCGATTGTGATTTTGTattcatggaaaaaaaaaatgttgggaaTTTTTTAACCAAGTTCGGTTCTTGTCTGGAAATGTATgagatttttggtttgttacTGTTGAATTTTGAGTTTCTCAACCTTGATCCCCCTACTAATATGCAAATTTTTATGGTTGATTTGATCTCTTTTGGTCAATGTAGAAGCCAATTATGCTccctaatttatatatatgtgcataatttggttttaataataaacGGTTTTTGCTACTTTGATTTGCAGTGGAAGAAGAAGCGCATGAGGAGGCTTAAGAGGAAGAGACGAAAGATGAGACAGCGATCTAAGTAGTAGTTGTCTTCTCCTTCCAAGACATCATCATCAGACTCTGTTTCTTGCTTCTCTCAaaacattcttcttcattttgtttccCATTTATGTTTCAAGACTATTGTTTAAGATTTTAGTGAATGATAATTTCAGACTTTTCCTGCTTCATCAACATCTTACTCCTACTCTTAAGCTTTTACGATTCTTTCTCTTCATTTAGTTTGCAGTCGGATCTTTCATCTGTTAAAGAGTCTTATTGATCTGTGGTGGTTCTACAACTGAAGCTTACATAAATCATCGTCCTCATAAAAATGTTACGAACAGTGAAAAAATAATGTATACTAAAAAGTTtagtaaagaacaaaaaaaaaagagcctcATGGTTGTTCTTCTCCTAACCCATCAATCTAAATTGAACTGCATCACAATCCTATCTACTGCATTCTGTCCCACAACCTTACGCGATCGCAGCTCCTCAAGAACTTCCTTGGCCAGCTCCAATTCATCCTCATGAGCTATCCCTTCCACAATGATCGCATACGTTGTCTCATTCggcattctcttcttctcaaccaTCATCTCAAACACCTCCATTGCCAAATCTGTCCTCCTTGTCTTGCACAACCCTAGTATCATCGCGTTAAAGTTATCTACTGAAGGTTTATATTTCTCACTCTCCTCCATTATCGACAGTACCTCCATAGCTCCTGTATACATCCCTTCCAGACATAGCCCTCTTATCAGAGACGAGTAGGTGTGCGAATCAGGATCAAACCCGCACCTAGTCATCTCGTACAAGAGCTGAAACGCTGCAAAGGTGTTACCTTTCCTGCACAGGCTCGTGATTACGCTCTTGTAGAAATCGTGCGTACAGCATTTCTGCTTGTTGCTTAAGCTCTGTATTATGTAGAAAGCTTCCTGCACCTTGTTGTTATGCTCACATAAAGAACCTATGGCGTTGTAGGTTCCTTCGTTGGGTCTACAACGCCTGTAAATCATCTCATCTAGACATTTCACCACAAGATCAACCTTCCCTTCCTTGCACAGACGGGCTATGACCGGGTTATAGCTCGTGGCAGTGACTCTAAACTGATGATTTCCTATACTCATCTCCTTCAAAACTTCCATTGCCTGCTCTGTTCTTCCATGTAAAGCTAACGAATTGATCAGTATGTTATAGGTAACCACAGAAGGAGCTCGATCTCCACCGTCCATCTCAGCCAAGAGCGAATTTGCTTCCTCCCACCTCCCATCACAGCACAAACACCTCAACAAAATGTTATAGCTAACAACATTAGCCTTAAACCCTTTAGCAGGTAACTCCCTAAAGAGCTTCATCGCATCGTCTGTTCTCCCTTCCTTAGAGAAACCAGTCAAGAGCACATTATAGCTAACCAAATTGGGTTCACCGCCTTTGGCAATGATCTCATCTAAGAGCTTGACAGCTTGGTCAGTTCCTCGCTCTTTATAAGCAGCCTCAAGCAAGAAGGAATAAGTAAAAGCATTAGGAGCTAAACCTTTCTGCATCAACCTCTCCACAAACTGCAAGCTTTGGTTCAAGCTTCCGAGCATACAAAGACCACGAACCAAGGCATTGTAAGTAACGGTATTGGAAGGGTAACCATGATCCTCCATCTTCTCAACGAGCTGCATCGCGTAACCAACGTTACCTTTCTTACAAAGCTGGTTAACCAGATAAGTGTAAGCAGAGGCATCGGGTATAATCCCGGAGCTAACCATAAGCTCAATGACACGAATAGCTTTCTTCAATCTATTGGCTTTGCAGAGATCGTACAAGAGCTGAGTAGAATGAGCTACATTGGGTTTACGCCCTTGCGTGACTAAACACTCGAGATGAGCGAAAGAATCGCTCAAACTCGGTTCGTCGCTTCTCGGGTCGTCAGAAAAGGACCCGGAACTGGAATCGGGTTTCCAACTGGATCCGGT from Camelina sativa cultivar DH55 chromosome 7, Cs, whole genome shotgun sequence includes the following:
- the LOC104703252 gene encoding uncharacterized protein LOC104703252, yielding MEQEPESDRRDSADAMTTTSSTAVEGGGGEAMAGGLSAMLESVIKDFDSKALDTLNSQDKLSASLDRLIQELDQLLENAPLPFIVQHASRITSVKQRVSSLNLVLKSIQRRIDHIDHMLSANSSSTTLDKTSSETSL
- the LOC104703251 gene encoding pentatricopeptide repeat-containing protein At1g79080, chloroplastic-like → MSTLLNSVLSMAANPSPESSMPRKALGFVSHIPTGFLHFSCVNKGVARVLASTHITLSPKDSAFTITGSSWKPDSSSGSFSDDPRSDEPSLSDSFAHLECLVTQGRKPNVAHSTQLLYDLCKANRLKKAIRVIELMVSSGIIPDASAYTYLVNQLCKKGNVGYAMQLVEKMEDHGYPSNTVTYNALVRGLCMLGSLNQSLQFVERLMQKGLAPNAFTYSFLLEAAYKERGTDQAVKLLDEIIAKGGEPNLVSYNVLLTGFSKEGRTDDAMKLFRELPAKGFKANVVSYNILLRCLCCDGRWEEANSLLAEMDGGDRAPSVVTYNILINSLALHGRTEQAMEVLKEMSIGNHQFRVTATSYNPVIARLCKEGKVDLVVKCLDEMIYRRCRPNEGTYNAIGSLCEHNNKVQEAFYIIQSLSNKQKCCTHDFYKSVITSLCRKGNTFAAFQLLYEMTRCGFDPDSHTYSSLIRGLCLEGMYTGAMEVLSIMEESEKYKPSVDNFNAMILGLCKTRRTDLAMEVFEMMVEKKRMPNETTYAIIVEGIAHEDELELAKEVLEELRSRKVVGQNAVDRIVMQFNLD